In the Larus michahellis chromosome 6, bLarMic1.1, whole genome shotgun sequence genome, one interval contains:
- the GAL3ST2 gene encoding galactose-3-O-sulfotransferase 2, with the protein MKSPGSTSRNIKCLIVFSLCLGLVFLSGFFHMKNKNNVISESHEELLPCRAKTNVMFLKTHKTASSTILNIMFRFAERYNLTVALPANELLHLGYPETFQAQFVEEFQTIGQNYNIMCNHLRFNPSEVQKVMAANTFYFSILRNPILLLESSYVYYKDDVPAFKFSKDVNEYLASPTKYYHPANYKQNIYARNIMWFDFGYDNNAEDNKKYIQTVLKEIEQNFHLILIADYFDESMILLKHTLCWDLDDVIYFKLNSRSQDTVQTLTPESKERVKAWCSLDWELYLHFNQSFWRRIEETIGLKELENEVNHLRRRQKELMEICLLNQEAVGKDHINNKALLPYQSGAANILGYNLKQDLDNRTLRTCQKMVMPELQYMSHLYAVQHPHKKRKQLGLPLA; encoded by the exons ATGAAAAGCCCTGGGAGCACGTCAAG gaATATCAAATGTCTCATTGTTTTCAGTCTTTGCCTGGGACTCGTCTTCCTGTCGGGATTCTTCCacatgaagaacaaaaataatgt AATCTCGGAGAGCCACGAGGAGCTGCTGCCATGCCGTGCCAAGACTAACGTCATGTTCCTCAAGACCCACAAGACTGCCAGCAGCACCATCCTGAACATCATGTTCAGGTTCGCAGAGAGGTACAACCTCACCGTCGCCCTCCCAGCCAATGAGCTCTTACACCTGGGCTACCCAGAGACCTTCCAGGCCCAATTTGTGGAGGAATTTCAAACCATAGGACAAAACTACAACATCATGTGCAACCACCTGCGGTTTAACCCTTCGGAG GTGCAAAAGGTGATGGCAGCGAATACCTTCTACTTCTCCATCCTGAGGAACCCCATTCTTCTGCTGGAGTCTTCCTACGTCTACTACAAGGACGATGTCCCTGCCTTCAAGTTCTCCAAGGACGTGAATGAGTACCTAGCGTCACCCACGAAGTATTACCACCCGGCAAATTACAAGCAAAACATCTATGCCCGCAATATCATGTGGTTTGACTTTGGCTATGATAACAACGCAGAGGACAACAAAAAGTACATCCAGACGGTCTTGAAGGAGATTGAACAGAATTTCCACCTGATCTTAATAGCAGACTACTTTGATGAGTCCATGATCCTCTTGAAGCACACTTTGTGCTGGGATCTGGATGATGTGATTTACTTTAAGCTCAATTCCAGAAGCCAGGACACTGTCCAGACCTTGACTCCAGAAAGCAAGGAACGGGTAAAAGCGTGGTGCTCGCTGGACTGGGAGCTCTACCTGCACTTCAACCAGAGCTTCTGGAGGAGAATTGAGGAAACCATAGGACTCAAGGAGCTGGAGAATGAGGTGAATCACCTGCGAAGGAGACAGAAGGAGCTCATGGAGATCTGTCTTTTGAACCAGGAGGCAGTGGGGAAGGATCACATCAACAACAAAGCTCTCCTGCCTTACCAGTCAGGGGCCGCAAACATCCTTGGGTACAACCTCAAACAAGACTTGGACAACAGGACTCTGAGAACCTGCCAGAAGATGGTTATGCCAGAGCTCCAGTACATGTCCCATCTTTATGCTGTTCAACACCCGCACAAGAAGAGGAAGCAGTTAGGCTTGCCCTTGGCCTGA